A region from the Pseudonocardia petroleophila genome encodes:
- a CDS encoding Zn-ribbon domain-containing OB-fold protein has product MTTQTSGRPERRLVGVDDLRPDGTPVLTISVCARCAGRWFPPREVCSACAHDALDPVEAGPEGVAYASTVVRIGAPGFPTPYVLTYVDVDGVRLLAHTDTAHTDSTDPSDPAPLAPGTPVVLTAGPTGTVGGVELWSYRVRPVTTPEGDR; this is encoded by the coding sequence GTGACCACCCAGACCTCCGGCCGACCGGAGCGCAGGCTCGTCGGCGTCGACGACCTCCGCCCGGACGGCACCCCCGTCCTCACGATCTCCGTGTGCGCGCGCTGCGCGGGCCGGTGGTTCCCTCCGCGCGAGGTCTGCTCGGCCTGCGCCCACGACGCCCTCGACCCGGTCGAGGCCGGGCCGGAGGGCGTCGCCTACGCCTCGACCGTCGTCCGGATCGGCGCGCCCGGGTTCCCGACGCCGTACGTCCTCACCTACGTCGACGTCGACGGCGTCCGGCTGCTCGCGCACACCGACACGGCGCACACCGACAGCACGGACCCGTCCGACCCCGCGCCGCTGGCGCCCGGGACGCCGGTGGTCCTCACCGCGGGACCCACCGGCACCGTGGGCGGGGTCGAGCTGTGGTCCTACCGGGTCCGTCCCGTCACGACCCCGGAGGGGGACCGATGA
- a CDS encoding alpha/beta fold hydrolase encodes MSRFADVAGRYVYLTVQGVEYRVYFEEAGSGTPVVLQHTAGCDNRQWRHLLEDPDVTADFRLIAVDLPYHGKSLPPTSERWWTTEYTLTEEFLLAFHVAFVEALELDRPVYMGCSMGGHLAADLALRHPGSYRAVVGIEATLHSHGMERILPWLYHPEIGNDTKPALMHTLCAPDSPEEFVRETVWVYSQGAPPVFKGDLEYYMVGHDLTESAREIDTDRVGVWVLSAEYDWAAPPAACAALAAEVRGSHFVPMTGIGHFPMSENPARFKQIVLPVLREAALSGQVAAVRA; translated from the coding sequence ATGAGCCGGTTCGCCGACGTGGCGGGACGCTACGTCTACCTCACGGTGCAGGGCGTCGAGTACCGCGTCTACTTCGAGGAGGCGGGCTCCGGGACCCCGGTGGTCCTGCAGCACACCGCCGGGTGCGACAACCGGCAGTGGCGGCACCTGCTGGAGGACCCGGACGTCACCGCCGACTTCCGGCTGATCGCGGTGGACCTGCCCTACCACGGCAAGTCCCTGCCGCCGACCTCCGAGCGGTGGTGGACGACCGAGTACACGCTCACCGAGGAGTTCCTCCTGGCGTTCCACGTCGCGTTCGTCGAGGCGCTCGAGCTCGACCGGCCCGTCTACATGGGCTGCTCGATGGGTGGCCACCTCGCCGCGGACCTCGCACTGAGGCACCCCGGGAGCTACCGCGCCGTGGTGGGGATCGAGGCGACCCTGCACTCGCACGGGATGGAGCGGATCCTGCCCTGGCTCTACCACCCCGAGATCGGCAACGACACCAAGCCCGCCCTCATGCACACCCTCTGTGCTCCCGACAGCCCGGAGGAGTTCGTCCGGGAGACCGTCTGGGTCTACAGCCAGGGCGCACCGCCGGTGTTCAAGGGAGACCTCGAGTACTACATGGTCGGGCACGACCTCACCGAGTCGGCGCGGGAGATCGACACCGACCGGGTCGGCGTCTGGGTCCTCAGCGCCGAGTACGACTGGGCGGCGCCGCCTGCGGCCTGCGCAGCGCTCGCCGCCGAGGTCCGGGGCTCGCACTTCGTGCCGATGACCGGGATCGGCCACTTCCCGATGTCGGAGAACCCGGCGCGGTTCAAGCAGATCGTCCTGCCCGTCCTGCGCGAGGCCGCCCTGTCGGGTCAGGTGGCCGCGGTCCGCGCATGA
- a CDS encoding enoyl-CoA hydratase/isomerase family protein, whose amino-acid sequence MTAGTAREPREAAGTPDDELVRVEDRGDWAVITLNRPEKRNAMNRAAQDGLRAALAAVHEKKAVVVTGVGTSFCSGIDLTEELPPTEPVRRASSSIGNWAEVNEEIRNHPAVFIAAVNGYALGGGSTLVHNSELAIAAESASIGTPEMAFGAWAALSGPSLVNRVLPKHAAQLIFLAQRVDAGTALRMGIVNEVVPDDRLLPRAFEIAERIGSFDAITLDWGKRAFRSMVNTSWEEAMELSRRTGSSIAAARTHEPSPLD is encoded by the coding sequence GTGACCGCCGGCACCGCGCGGGAGCCGCGGGAGGCCGCCGGAACCCCCGACGACGAGCTCGTCCGGGTCGAGGACCGCGGCGACTGGGCCGTGATCACGCTGAACCGGCCGGAGAAGCGCAACGCCATGAACCGGGCCGCGCAGGACGGGCTCCGCGCGGCGCTGGCCGCGGTGCACGAGAAGAAGGCCGTGGTCGTCACCGGCGTCGGCACGAGCTTCTGCTCCGGCATCGACCTCACCGAGGAGCTGCCGCCGACGGAGCCGGTCCGCCGCGCCAGCTCATCGATCGGGAACTGGGCCGAGGTCAACGAGGAGATCCGCAACCACCCGGCCGTCTTCATCGCCGCCGTCAACGGCTACGCGCTCGGCGGGGGATCGACGCTCGTCCACAACAGCGAGCTGGCGATCGCGGCCGAGTCCGCCTCGATCGGCACCCCGGAGATGGCGTTCGGTGCGTGGGCCGCGCTGTCCGGGCCGTCCCTGGTCAACCGGGTGCTGCCCAAGCACGCGGCGCAACTGATCTTCCTCGCGCAGCGGGTGGACGCCGGGACGGCCCTGCGCATGGGCATCGTCAACGAGGTCGTCCCCGACGACCGGCTCCTGCCCCGGGCGTTCGAGATCGCCGAGCGCATCGGGTCGTTCGACGCGATCACCCTGGACTGGGGCAAGCGCGCCTTCCGCTCGATGGTGAACACCTCCTGGGAGGAGGCGATGGAGCTGAGCCGCCGCACGGGTTCCTCCATCGCGGCGGCGCGCACCCACGAACCGAGCCCCCTGGACTGA
- a CDS encoding restriction endonuclease: MRDGLPARDKAAVGSFLRHVLLGLLLPEGFPHEVDVVFSPSAVQALVQLTLRSRDVVPTVKSRTYVERSDSERVAARARREVAEVYRSVVAQVVVLALRHVLGSDKALVRVGVNAHVHAIDPATGEWEYPCLVSVDVAREDFPREDALRNVDAVQCLHRLKAIVSHHPYALEPIEPVLVFDLTEYAFVEGLDAVATLDSRPNLLDMSPTNFEHLVRQLFEAQGAEGWTTTQSNDDGVDAVIVNRSNLIGGLAVVQAKRCKPENVLGPSHYRKLAGTMEEKRAGWGVLVTTSRFTVGCEQQARDHGRMQLIDGNRLIWLIEEYLGKEVLIG; encoded by the coding sequence ATGCGCGACGGGCTGCCGGCCCGGGACAAGGCCGCGGTCGGATCGTTCCTGCGGCACGTCCTCCTCGGACTGCTGCTGCCGGAGGGTTTCCCCCACGAGGTCGACGTCGTGTTCAGTCCCAGCGCGGTACAGGCGTTGGTGCAGCTGACGCTTCGGTCGCGGGACGTGGTGCCCACGGTGAAGTCGCGAACCTACGTCGAGCGGTCGGACTCGGAGCGGGTGGCTGCGCGAGCCCGACGGGAGGTCGCCGAGGTGTATCGCAGCGTGGTCGCCCAGGTCGTGGTCCTGGCACTGCGACACGTCCTCGGCTCGGACAAGGCGCTGGTGCGGGTGGGTGTGAACGCACATGTCCACGCTATCGACCCGGCGACGGGGGAGTGGGAGTACCCCTGCCTGGTGAGCGTCGACGTGGCGCGTGAGGACTTCCCGCGTGAGGACGCGTTGCGGAACGTCGATGCGGTGCAGTGCCTCCACCGGCTCAAGGCGATCGTCTCTCACCACCCGTACGCCCTGGAGCCGATCGAACCGGTCCTGGTCTTCGACCTCACCGAGTACGCCTTCGTGGAAGGACTGGACGCCGTGGCGACCCTCGACTCCCGGCCGAACCTGTTGGACATGAGTCCGACGAACTTCGAGCATCTCGTGCGGCAACTGTTCGAGGCCCAGGGCGCGGAGGGGTGGACCACGACGCAGAGCAACGACGACGGAGTTGACGCGGTGATCGTGAATCGCAGCAACCTCATCGGCGGCCTCGCCGTCGTGCAGGCCAAGCGCTGCAAGCCCGAGAACGTGCTCGGGCCCAGCCACTACCGCAAGCTGGCCGGGACGATGGAGGAGAAGAGGGCCGGCTGGGGAGTGCTGGTCACGACATCCCGATTCACCGTCGGATGCGAGCAGCAGGCCCGTGATCACGGCCGGATGCAACTGATCGATGGCAACCGTCTGATCTGGCTGATCGAGGAGTACCTCGGCAAGGAGGTCCTCATCGGCTGA
- a CDS encoding DUF4397 domain-containing protein, producing the protein MTARPHRLLAAGLVALLVAALSALAVQPAAAATGTYLRLAHLSPDTPPVDVVVTSFSGATSELDGVAYGDVSSYKRIEPGAYTVQMRPAGEPDAVPIVTGTLEAEPGRAYTAAGLGPNAQLAVNVLVDDLTPPPAGQARVRVVQGAAEAGDVAIRWNGTPVLEAAFGSATEYVTVPAGPGSFDVQRATGDPAAVDVELAAGGVYSVIVVQQDGELTGQLRTDALGPDVAPAGGIDTGLGGTAAPGVTPAVAVALLAGAAAAGVAVSRRRARLR; encoded by the coding sequence ATGACCGCTCGACCGCACCGCCTGCTGGCCGCCGGGCTCGTCGCCCTGCTGGTCGCCGCTCTCTCGGCCCTGGCGGTCCAGCCGGCCGCCGCGGCCACCGGCACGTACCTGCGCCTGGCCCACCTGTCCCCCGACACCCCACCGGTCGACGTCGTCGTCACCTCCTTCAGCGGCGCGACGTCCGAGCTCGACGGCGTGGCCTACGGCGACGTGTCGTCCTACAAGCGGATCGAGCCGGGCGCCTACACCGTGCAGATGCGCCCGGCGGGCGAACCGGACGCCGTGCCGATCGTCACGGGCACGCTGGAGGCGGAGCCCGGCCGCGCCTACACCGCCGCCGGGCTCGGACCCAACGCGCAGCTCGCCGTGAACGTCCTCGTCGACGACCTGACCCCGCCGCCCGCCGGACAGGCCCGGGTGCGGGTGGTGCAGGGGGCGGCGGAGGCGGGTGACGTCGCGATCCGCTGGAACGGCACCCCCGTGCTGGAGGCGGCGTTCGGCAGCGCCACCGAGTACGTCACGGTGCCGGCCGGACCGGGGTCGTTCGACGTGCAGCGGGCCACCGGCGACCCGGCCGCGGTCGACGTCGAGCTCGCGGCGGGCGGCGTCTACAGCGTGATCGTCGTGCAGCAGGACGGGGAGCTCACCGGACAGCTCCGGACCGACGCCCTCGGACCGGACGTGGCTCCGGCCGGCGGGATCGACACCGGTCTCGGCGGCACCGCCGCGCCCGGCGTGACCCCGGCCGTCGCCGTGGCGCTCCTGGCCGGTGCGGCCGCCGCCGGGGTCGCGGTGTCGCGCCGGCGGGCGCGCCTGCGGTGA
- a CDS encoding class F sortase — protein MTRLLAALALVLTLAACGSPPPPPAVPAAAPTPVTTGPPTTTGTPATTGDPAPERLRIPAIGVDSSFVDLGLDPDGALAAPESTDVVGWFAAGPAPGADGPALVAGHVDSRAGPGVFFRLGELAAGDRIEVLRTDGSTAAFTVTSRTDTPKATFPTEQVYGPTPGPELRLVTCGGSFDRAVGHYRDNVVVEAVAADAAEWTVG, from the coding sequence GTGACGCGGCTCCTGGCGGCGCTGGCGCTGGTGCTCACGCTGGCCGCGTGCGGGTCCCCGCCCCCGCCACCCGCGGTTCCGGCGGCGGCCCCGACCCCCGTGACGACCGGGCCCCCCACGACGACCGGGACCCCCGCGACGACCGGGGACCCGGCCCCCGAGCGCCTGCGCATCCCCGCCATCGGCGTCGACTCCTCCTTCGTCGACCTCGGCCTCGACCCCGACGGTGCGCTCGCCGCCCCGGAGTCGACCGACGTGGTCGGGTGGTTCGCCGCCGGGCCCGCTCCCGGCGCCGACGGCCCGGCTCTCGTGGCGGGCCACGTCGACTCCCGGGCCGGGCCCGGCGTGTTCTTCCGCCTGGGCGAGCTCGCGGCGGGCGACCGGATCGAGGTGCTGCGCACCGACGGCAGCACCGCGGCGTTCACCGTGACCTCCCGGACCGACACCCCGAAGGCCACGTTCCCGACCGAGCAGGTCTACGGCCCCACCCCGGGCCCGGAGCTGCGCCTGGTCACCTGCGGCGGCTCGTTCGACCGGGCGGTGGGCCACTACCGCGACAACGTGGTCGTCGAGGCGGTCGCCGCCGACGCCGCGGAGTGGACGGTCGGCTGA
- a CDS encoding HAD family hydrolase produces the protein MALTLLFDADDTLWENNVLFERVSEDFFAWLAHPDAAHARAVREEIETANIAAHGYGSAVFLRSLHDCVTRLRGRPVTDAERAEIAALAAALRHHEVELLPGVEDVLAELGTRHELRLMTKGDPVEQQRKVEISGLAGHFRSVHVVARKDVTTYRALAGDLALDPSATWMIGNSPRSDILPARAAGLNAVFVPHPHTWAHEEAEVDDPAVLTVGSLRELPRHF, from the coding sequence GTGGCCCTGACCCTGCTCTTCGACGCCGACGACACGCTCTGGGAGAACAACGTCCTGTTCGAGCGGGTGAGCGAGGACTTCTTCGCCTGGCTCGCCCACCCGGACGCCGCGCACGCCCGCGCCGTGCGCGAGGAGATCGAGACCGCCAACATCGCCGCCCACGGCTACGGCAGCGCGGTGTTCCTGCGCTCGCTGCACGACTGCGTCACCCGGCTGCGCGGCCGACCCGTCACCGACGCCGAGCGCGCCGAGATCGCCGCGCTCGCGGCCGCGCTGCGCCACCACGAGGTGGAGCTGCTGCCCGGCGTCGAGGACGTGCTCGCCGAGCTCGGCACCCGCCACGAGCTGCGGCTGATGACCAAGGGCGACCCCGTCGAGCAGCAGCGCAAGGTCGAGATCTCCGGCCTGGCCGGGCACTTCCGCAGCGTGCACGTGGTGGCGCGCAAGGACGTCACCACCTACCGCGCGCTGGCCGGGGACCTCGCCCTCGACCCGTCGGCGACGTGGATGATCGGCAACTCGCCGCGCTCGGACATCCTCCCCGCCCGGGCCGCCGGCCTGAACGCCGTGTTCGTCCCGCACCCGCACACCTGGGCGCACGAGGAGGCCGAGGTCGACGACCCGGCGGTGCTCACCGTCGGTTCCCTGCGCGAGCTGCCGCGGCACTTCTGA
- a CDS encoding sulfite exporter TauE/SafE family protein → MIDVSSPGALVFLLVAGLLAGSVNAVAGGGSLLVFPALLAVGFPPLAANVTNSVAQWPGYLGIVAGARRELRGQGRRILLTSAVAAVGAAIGCVLLLVLPGEVFDTVVPVLVLLASVVMALGPWIKKRIGTPDAGAPDRNPALLTSVFLASVYGGYFGGALGVILVATLSLCVGDELRRVNALKGLLSLVIATVTVAVFAFGAPVDWLAVALLAPTTLIGGYLGAKLARRLPENVLRWAVVVLGVGVAVYLFLT, encoded by the coding sequence GTGATCGACGTGTCGTCGCCGGGTGCGCTGGTGTTCCTGCTCGTGGCCGGGCTGCTGGCCGGGAGCGTCAACGCGGTGGCGGGCGGGGGGTCCCTGCTGGTCTTCCCCGCGCTGCTCGCCGTCGGGTTCCCGCCGCTGGCCGCCAACGTCACCAACTCGGTGGCGCAGTGGCCCGGCTACCTGGGGATCGTCGCGGGCGCCCGAAGGGAGCTGCGCGGGCAGGGCCGGCGGATCCTGCTCACCTCAGCGGTGGCCGCGGTCGGCGCGGCGATCGGCTGCGTCCTGCTGCTCGTGCTGCCCGGCGAGGTGTTCGACACGGTCGTGCCGGTGCTGGTCCTGCTGGCCAGCGTGGTGATGGCGCTCGGCCCGTGGATCAAGAAGCGCATCGGCACCCCGGACGCCGGGGCGCCGGACCGCAATCCCGCGCTGCTGACGTCGGTCTTCCTCGCGTCGGTCTACGGCGGCTACTTCGGCGGCGCGCTCGGCGTCATCCTCGTCGCCACGCTCTCGCTGTGCGTCGGGGACGAGCTGCGCCGCGTCAACGCCCTCAAGGGCCTGCTGTCGCTGGTCATCGCCACCGTCACCGTCGCGGTGTTCGCGTTCGGCGCCCCCGTCGACTGGCTCGCCGTCGCCCTGCTCGCCCCCACCACCCTGATCGGCGGGTACCTCGGCGCGAAGCTGGCCCGCCGGCTGCCGGAGAACGTGCTGCGCTGGGCCGTGGTGGTGCTCGGCGTCGGGGTCGCGGTCTACCTGTTCCTCACGTGA
- a CDS encoding SLC13 family permease, giving the protein MTGGVAAVVLLGVVLAFAVAKPRGLPEALVAVPAAGLVLLLGLTTPAAALEEIVELGPTIAFLAAILLLGYLAEVESVFSWLGARMAAAGRGSPQRLLGLTFVAASATTAVLSLDATVVLLTPVVLATARLLAVRARPHVYACTHLANSASLVLPVSNLTNLLAFAASGLTFLGFAALMAVPWLVVIAVEYAAFRWWFRGDLRAAPAAPAPAPDVATPGFALAVLAATLVGFGVSSLFGIEPVWVAAAGAVVLGVRVLLARRARPVALLRAADPLFCLFVLALGVVVGAVTENGLGAALAAVVPSAVTLPGLLGLAVLAAVLANVVNNIPATLVLLAVLGDAPAPGLVLAVLIGVNVGPNLTYVGSLATLLWRRVLSGTEAAPSVREFTGLGLLTVPLGLVAAVLALWVGLRLT; this is encoded by the coding sequence GTGACCGGCGGCGTCGCCGCCGTCGTCCTGCTCGGGGTGGTGCTGGCGTTCGCGGTCGCGAAACCGCGCGGGCTGCCCGAGGCGCTGGTCGCGGTCCCGGCCGCCGGGCTGGTGCTGCTGCTCGGGCTGACGACGCCGGCCGCGGCGCTGGAGGAGATCGTCGAGCTCGGCCCGACGATCGCCTTCCTGGCCGCGATCCTGCTGCTCGGGTACCTGGCCGAGGTCGAGAGCGTCTTCTCCTGGCTCGGTGCGCGGATGGCCGCGGCCGGCCGGGGGAGCCCGCAGCGGCTGCTCGGGCTGACGTTCGTCGCCGCCTCGGCCACCACCGCGGTCCTGAGCCTGGACGCGACCGTCGTCCTGCTGACGCCGGTCGTGCTCGCGACCGCCCGGCTGCTCGCCGTCCGCGCCCGCCCGCACGTCTACGCCTGCACGCACCTCGCGAACTCCGCGTCGCTGGTGCTGCCGGTGTCGAACCTGACGAACCTGCTCGCGTTCGCCGCGTCCGGGCTGACCTTCCTCGGGTTCGCCGCGCTGATGGCGGTGCCGTGGCTGGTGGTGATCGCCGTGGAGTACGCCGCGTTCCGGTGGTGGTTCCGCGGCGACCTGCGCGCGGCCCCGGCGGCCCCGGCGCCCGCCCCGGACGTCGCGACGCCGGGGTTCGCGCTGGCGGTGCTCGCCGCGACGCTCGTCGGGTTCGGGGTGTCGTCGCTGTTCGGGATCGAGCCGGTGTGGGTGGCCGCGGCCGGCGCCGTCGTGCTCGGGGTCCGGGTCCTGCTCGCGCGGCGGGCCCGCCCGGTGGCGCTGCTGCGCGCGGCCGACCCGCTGTTCTGCCTGTTCGTCCTGGCGCTGGGGGTCGTCGTCGGGGCGGTGACGGAGAACGGGCTGGGAGCGGCCCTGGCGGCCGTCGTGCCGTCGGCGGTGACGCTGCCCGGCCTGCTCGGGCTCGCCGTGCTGGCCGCGGTGCTCGCCAACGTCGTCAACAACATCCCGGCCACGCTCGTGCTCCTCGCCGTCCTCGGCGACGCCCCGGCCCCCGGCCTGGTGCTCGCGGTGCTGATCGGCGTCAACGTCGGGCCGAACCTGACCTACGTCGGGTCGCTGGCCACGCTGCTGTGGCGGCGCGTGCTGTCCGGGACGGAGGCGGCGCCGTCGGTGCGGGAGTTCACGGGGCTCGGCCTGCTCACGGTCCCGCTGGGGCTGGTCGCGGCGGTCCTCGCGCTGTGGGTGGGCCTGCGGCTCACGTGA
- a CDS encoding beta-class carbonic anhydrase produces the protein MAIEELLARYEAGGGSLAASNAEGLPVPPALHTALLTCMDSRIDVFALFGMNLGEVHVLRNAGGVVTDDVIRSLTISQRKLQTREILLVQHAGCGLTTFADDDFAEELAEETGMRPPWRTHAFRDPVVSVRRDMALLRRDPFLLPGTPIRGFVLDLEDFHLLEVHEEGEDRDDAVA, from the coding sequence ATGGCGATCGAGGAGCTGCTGGCGCGCTACGAGGCGGGCGGCGGCAGCCTGGCCGCGTCGAACGCGGAGGGTCTGCCGGTGCCGCCCGCGCTGCACACCGCGCTGCTGACCTGCATGGACTCCCGCATCGACGTCTTCGCCCTGTTCGGCATGAACCTCGGCGAGGTGCACGTCCTGCGGAACGCGGGCGGCGTCGTCACCGACGACGTCATCCGCTCGCTGACGATCAGCCAGCGCAAGCTGCAGACCCGCGAGATCCTGCTCGTGCAGCACGCGGGCTGCGGTCTCACCACGTTCGCCGACGACGACTTCGCCGAGGAGCTCGCCGAGGAGACGGGGATGCGGCCGCCGTGGCGCACGCACGCGTTCCGGGACCCGGTGGTCAGCGTGCGGCGGGACATGGCGCTGCTGCGGCGCGACCCGTTCCTGCTGCCCGGTACGCCGATCCGCGGGTTCGTGCTCGACCTGGAGGACTTCCACCTGCTGGAGGTCCACGAGGAGGGCGAGGACCGGGACGACGCCGTTGCCTGA
- a CDS encoding histidine phosphatase family protein, with amino-acid sequence MTASGSWTGQKGDPTRLLLLRHGQTELSVDRRYSGHGDPELTALGHAQAAGAAVRLGRIAHEIGVIVSSPLRRARQTAATVAEATNAPLEVREGLIETDFGAWEGLTFGEAKLRDPELHALWLGNQDVSPPGGESFAEVAARIAAERDAILAAYAGTTVVVVSHVTPIKMLLRDALGAGPEILYRMHLDLAGLSEVAYYPDGGTSVRLVNDTSHHPAG; translated from the coding sequence GTGACGGCGTCGGGCTCCTGGACCGGGCAGAAGGGCGACCCGACCCGGCTGCTGCTGCTGCGCCACGGGCAGACCGAGCTGTCGGTCGACCGGCGCTACTCCGGCCACGGCGACCCCGAGCTCACCGCGCTCGGGCACGCCCAGGCCGCGGGCGCGGCGGTCCGGCTGGGCCGCATCGCGCACGAGATCGGGGTGATCGTCAGCTCGCCGCTGCGCCGGGCCCGCCAGACGGCCGCCACCGTCGCCGAGGCGACGAACGCGCCCCTGGAGGTGCGCGAGGGCCTGATCGAGACCGACTTCGGCGCCTGGGAGGGCCTCACGTTCGGCGAGGCCAAGCTGCGCGACCCCGAGCTGCACGCGCTGTGGCTGGGCAACCAGGACGTGTCCCCGCCCGGCGGGGAGAGCTTCGCGGAGGTCGCGGCGCGCATCGCGGCCGAGCGCGACGCGATCCTCGCGGCGTACGCGGGCACCACGGTCGTCGTCGTCAGCCACGTCACCCCGATCAAGATGCTGCTGCGCGACGCGCTGGGGGCCGGCCCGGAGATCCTCTACCGGATGCACCTGGACCTCGCGGGGCTGTCCGAGGTCGCCTACTACCCCGACGGCGGCACCAGCGTGCGGCTGGTCAACGACACGAGCCACCACCCGGCGGGATGA
- a CDS encoding zinc ribbon domain-containing protein, which translates to MKAEPAVQRRLLDLAGVDTELNRLQHRRTSLPEHAELTAAEAAVRTAKDAVVEAETNASDLDRDIRRIERDVDGVRSRTARDNELLAGAGIGAKQASELQHELETLARRQSVLEDEQLEIMEQREALEAHLGHARAALDAAEKEIATITERRDTALADIDAGETGRRRARDEVVATLPEDLLAAYERRRAQQGTGAALLLARRCQACRLDLDRTAISALKAAAPDEIVHCEECGVILVRTPESGL; encoded by the coding sequence ATGAAAGCCGAACCCGCCGTCCAGCGGCGGTTGCTCGACCTCGCCGGCGTCGACACCGAGCTCAACCGCCTCCAGCACCGCCGCACGTCGCTGCCCGAGCACGCCGAGCTGACGGCCGCCGAGGCCGCGGTGCGCACGGCGAAGGACGCGGTCGTGGAGGCCGAGACCAACGCGAGCGACCTCGACCGCGACATCCGCCGCATCGAGCGCGACGTCGACGGCGTCCGCTCGCGCACCGCCCGCGACAACGAGCTCCTCGCCGGTGCCGGGATCGGCGCCAAGCAGGCCTCCGAGCTGCAGCACGAGCTGGAGACCCTCGCCCGGCGCCAGTCGGTGCTCGAGGACGAGCAGCTGGAGATCATGGAGCAGCGCGAGGCGCTGGAGGCCCACCTCGGGCACGCGCGCGCCGCGCTGGACGCCGCGGAGAAGGAGATCGCGACGATCACCGAGCGCCGCGACACCGCCCTCGCCGACATCGACGCGGGCGAGACCGGCCGCCGACGGGCCCGCGACGAGGTCGTCGCCACCCTGCCCGAGGACCTCCTCGCCGCCTACGAGCGCCGCCGCGCCCAGCAGGGCACCGGGGCGGCGCTGCTGCTGGCCCGCCGCTGCCAGGCCTGCCGGCTCGACCTCGACCGCACCGCGATCTCCGCGCTCAAGGCCGCCGCACCCGACGAGATCGTGCACTGCGAGGAGTGCGGCGTGATCCTGGTGCGCACCCCGGAGTCCGGCCTGTGA
- a CDS encoding Nif3-like dinuclear metal center hexameric protein → MTTVADVVAALEAAYPPRLAADWDAVGLVCGDPSEPVTRVLFAVDPVPETVAEAAEIGAQLLVTHHPLLLKGVHGVGADTPKGALVHRLVRGGTALFTAHTNADSADPGVSDALAAALGLTVEGPLVGAPLPPLDKIVTFIPVGPAITAVHDALSAAGAGNIGDYSHCSFASAGTGQFKPLDGAQPAIGQVGRLERVAETRLEMVLPRGRRAAVVAALRAAHPYEEPAFDLLELAEIPSALGLGRVGRLAEPEPLRAFTQRVADALPPTAWGVRAAGDPDRVIERVAVCGGAGDSALGAAVGAGVDAYVTADLRHHPASEHLLAGTGPAGPTPALVDVAHWASEWPWCAQAAAVVRAATGGSVEVHVSDRRTDPWTVASGRTSP, encoded by the coding sequence GTGACCACCGTCGCCGACGTCGTCGCCGCCCTGGAGGCCGCCTACCCGCCCCGCCTCGCCGCCGACTGGGACGCCGTGGGCCTGGTCTGCGGCGACCCGTCCGAACCCGTCACCCGGGTGCTGTTCGCGGTCGACCCGGTGCCCGAGACGGTCGCCGAGGCCGCGGAGATCGGCGCGCAGCTCCTCGTCACCCACCATCCGCTGCTGCTCAAGGGAGTGCACGGGGTGGGGGCCGACACCCCCAAGGGCGCGCTGGTGCACCGGCTGGTCCGCGGCGGCACCGCGCTGTTCACCGCGCACACCAACGCCGACTCCGCCGACCCCGGTGTCTCCGACGCCCTCGCCGCCGCACTCGGCCTGACCGTCGAGGGGCCGCTGGTCGGGGCCCCGCTGCCGCCGCTCGACAAGATCGTCACGTTCATCCCGGTCGGCCCGGCCATCACCGCGGTGCACGACGCGCTGTCGGCCGCGGGCGCGGGCAACATCGGCGACTACAGCCACTGCTCGTTCGCCTCGGCGGGCACCGGCCAGTTCAAGCCGCTCGACGGGGCCCAGCCCGCGATCGGACAGGTCGGGCGGCTGGAGCGGGTCGCGGAGACCCGCCTGGAGATGGTGCTGCCCCGGGGGAGGCGGGCCGCGGTCGTCGCGGCGCTGCGGGCCGCCCACCCCTACGAGGAGCCGGCGTTCGACCTGCTGGAGCTCGCCGAGATCCCGTCCGCGCTCGGGCTGGGCCGGGTCGGCCGCCTGGCGGAGCCGGAACCGCTGCGCGCGTTCACGCAGCGGGTCGCCGACGCCCTGCCGCCGACCGCGTGGGGCGTGCGCGCCGCGGGCGACCCGGACCGGGTGATCGAGCGCGTCGCGGTGTGCGGCGGGGCCGGCGACTCGGCGCTCGGGGCGGCCGTCGGGGCGGGCGTCGACGCCTACGTCACCGCCGACCTGCGCCACCACCCGGCCTCCGAGCACCTGCTCGCGGGCACCGGTCCCGCGGGGCCGACCCCGGCGCTCGTCGACGTGGCGCACTGGGCGTCGGAGTGGCCGTGGTGCGCGCAGGCCGCGGCCGTGGTGCGCGCGGCCACGGGCGGTAGCGTCGAGGTCCACGTCTCGGACCGGCGCACCGATCCGTGGACCGTCGCCTCTGGAAGGACCTCCCCATGA